CTGTGACTAAAATACACATTGTTGTTTTGAAATCaaataataattatcattattaagCATTCAGTAAAGGATTATATTTAtagcttgtttttttctctctccaacaAGTCTGAAATGAAATTCACAACTTCTTGTTCCTACTTTGTCACATTAGGCAGTTGGATTGGAGACCTGAGAGACGAGCTGGCCCATCCCGAATGCGCCATGAGCGAGTTGTCATCATCAAAAACATGTTTCATCCAATGGATTTTGAGGTAGGAAGAAGTATTCTTACGGTTAGAAACACAGATATTCTCTCTTTCAAGAGAACCCAAAGCTTGCCTCATCGCATCTTTCTCATGTCACATCCTGCATGTTCATGAGTTGTCATGGTTGGAAAATGGAACCAAGAATCAATTGAAGGTTTCAGACTTTCCCAGGTTTAGCCCAGTGTTCTTTTAGTCATATCCCAAGTAAACCAGGCTAATACCCATACTGTGGCCCCAGATGGCAGCTGCTATATAAAAATACAGTCTTAAAAAGATTTCTGTGAGTTACTTGTGGATGCTAAGTACAGTTCAACAATACAGGCTTACTTTGGTGGGGAGGACCAGTTTCACAATTGGAAATGAAAACCTCACTTTAGTGCTAAAAGTTTGATCCTGAAAAAAACCATAGGTTAgtaaaatactgctgctgctgctgctactaagtcgcttcagtcgtgtctgactctgtgcgaccccatagacagcagcccacagactcctctgtctctgggattctccaggcaagaatactggagtgggttgccatttccttccccaatgcatgcatgcatgccaagttgctccaatcgtgtttgactctgtgccaccccacggacagcagcccaccaggctcctctgtccatggaattctccaggcaagagtactggattgggttgccatttccttctccaagtgaaatACAGTCCCTGACATTTGAGTAGTGGAGGTTGTTTTTTCAGAATCTAATTTTTACAAAACCCTTTAGTGGCTATTAGGAGGACTTTGTAATACTTGATGTCCATGGACAATTCTAGGAACAGCAAATAAAAGTGAATAAAGGAAGAAGAGCTACTAGAGAGGTTTAAGAAATATTAGTTGCCATCAGAGTACCTTGTGTTACATTCTGCGTCTTGTTCTTATCTGTGTGTTTTGGCCTAGACTCATGGGATCATTCATGGAAGAACAATTCTTTATTCTCTGCCTGGATTCTGAAATTAATGATAACAAGTTACACATAAGAAAACAATGTTCGTAATGTAAAATTCCAGACAGTTTGCATATGTTCTTGTTCCTATCAAAGCCCACTCTTGTTTCTTTTGTGCACTGAAACAGAGTCAGAGTGGCAATATCATTTTACCCCCCTTTTAGAGAGCTCCAAAATGGTCTGTGAAACTCCATCTCTGCAAATAGTGAGGTGATAAGATTTACTGTGCATCTATGAAGCCTGTATCTTTTGAGGTCATCGAGAAGATACATGTGGTCTATTAGTACTGTGTGGTGTCTCTTCTGTCTCGAATCCTGAAGAATCTTGAAATACGACAGAGCCAGTTTAGACTTGCAGTGATAAtgaactatgttgttgttgttattttttaatgcacATAGGGACTTGCCTGGTTGCCCAatggtttgttattttttaatgcacatagggacttgcctggttgcccaatggttaggactctgagcttccactgctgggggccccAAGTtgagtccctggtcagggaactaggatccctcaAGCTGGAAGGTTGGCCAAAAAAAGCCCACACACGTTCACATGCACACTAAATGCTTTTTGAAATGCTGTCCCTCCCAGCTGGGGCTTTGAAAGGCATGTATAGATGGATCATGGTATCTAGTCTGCTTGGTACAACTCCAGAATTCCCTGTGATTCatctacattttatttctttggcagATAGTTATTTTTTTAGTTAGGTGACCTATTAATTTCTATGACTGGAGACCTCTAGATTCACAACATTCTATACTCCTAACACTTgaacataaatgtatatttaatttattaagtATCCAGGTTCTCTGTAAGTTGAAGTCTGTTGAGTGATTAACCTGTTTCTGCCTCCTGCCTTGCTCATTGAGACACTTAAGTCTAGCTATCACCCTGGGCAGACTTAATTTTTCCTAGCTTAACAAATAATCTTTCCTCCCAAAAGCCACATTTATTCTTCCTTGACTCCTACAAATTCCCTCCAGTGGATGTTTTAAAGGATAGAAATTTTATGCTTGTCAGTTCttgattgtttaaaaaagaaagtctttaTTGGTTTAGTATAAACTGTGGAATTATAGAGCCTTTATAGTagccagttttattttattcatagcaTTTATTATCTGAAGTCTTTGGATCTTATCTGTTAGCATATGAGCTCCGTGAGAGTCAGGGCTCTGTCTTCCTGGTTTGCTGTTATATTCCCAGTGCGTAGGACACAGAAGGCCCTCAATATTTATCTGAAgaagtgaaagaatgaatgaaacccCTTTTACTCACAAGGCAGAGTGTTTTCATTCACTCAATGAAtagaatattttctctttagCATCTTTGCAAATGAAGGAAAGTTTTCAGACAGCTGTGCCACAGCGGCTGGGAGGGGCAGTGATGGGCTTCAGAGTTCTTGGGCAGAGAAACCCTTGGTGCTGTCTTTGTTTGCCCATCTACCTGGGCTCGTGCGGTCTGCCCAGCTTGGTGAGAGCCTGtcagcagtttttgtttttttggtcagtGTTTCATCGGCTTGAATGTAAAAGTGTATCAGTATAGGTCTGTCCACTGTAGCAGATTGTCCCGTATGGTAGACTATAGCCACATGtaattatttcagtttatttattttatcattattatttttcctttttagccataccatgtggcttgtgggatcttagatctctgaccaggggttgaacctttttttaaaaaaaaaaaattgaagtttttgtggcaaccctgtgtgGAGCAAGCCTGTTAGCACCATCTTTCTAGTAGCAttttctcactctctttctctctgtcacattttggtaattgtcACAGTAGttcatatttgttctttattactatatttgttatggtgatttgTGTTATAGTCTTTGTTATAGTAATCTTTGTTACTATGATGACTTGCTGGaggttcagatgatggttagcattttttagcggtatttttaaaattaaggcatATCTTTTTTAGATATGATGCTTttgtacacttaatagactacagtatagtgtaacaTAACTGGAAAACCAGAGAAGTTCGTGTGACTTGCcttattgcaatatttgctttattgtgctggTCTGGAACCGAACCTGcagtatctccaaggtatgcctgtatgtCTTTATTCCAAACAGTTGATTAGTGCTAGAAgcaaaatacctagaaatactttttggtatcagggtgaacAGTGAAGGCTAGTATTTTAAATGTAACTTTAGGGGGTTTTCAGTGTTTAATTCAaagccttatttaaaaaaaatcatgcctGGCAAATCTGAATACTAAAAGAtggaaaactgaaactcagatgCAGaggtgggtttctcattgtgtaTACCAGGGCTGTTCAATAGAAGTCTAATCTGAGCCACATGTGTAACTTAAATTTTTCTGGCAGCCACAGTATAAATACAACATGAAACGGGGGAAGTAAATTTtaataatgaattttatttaacccaatatatccaaGTATTATAATTTTAGCATAtactataaaaatgttaataagctATGTTTCattgtccccccccccccactttggTACTAAATTTTCAAAATCTGGTATTTACTTCACACCTGCAGCCCACATCAATTTGGACAGGCCACATTTCAAGGGCTCAGTAGCTACATGGGGTAGCTATTGTCTTGAATAGGTTTAGATTGGAAAGGAATGAGAAATACGGTTTATTCCTGGGAAAACAAAGCACCACTCTGGAAAAAAATTATGAGTGTCGCATGTGGAAGGTTTCGGCTTAACAGTCTGAGTTTAGTCTCAGGTCTGTTGCTTGCAAAGAGCTGTCTTTGGAAAATTTTCATGCTTAGCCAAGTTAAAGATACTTAACCAGGGGAAGGGGTTACTATCTTTAAGTCTCATGATACTATAGCTGTAAAGACATATTTGTTTCTCAAGctggtaaaaatgaaaacagaagtctGGGAAGTCTTTGGCTGAAATTTGATGTTCTTTTAGGAAGGGCACTGAGGCTTTGATAAAtaaagacagggacttccctggcgctTCAGTGGTTGACagtcaccttccaatgcaagggacactggttcagtccctggttggggaaatgaaatcccacatgccaccaggcaactaagcctgcatgctgcaactaagacctgacacagccaaaaataaaaataaaaaagtttttaaaaaagaaacaaagacagtAATGCACCTCTCCCTTCCACAGTAGAGCTGTGGAATCATGCTTAAATTcgttaaatattttgaaacttttttttttaatataattctgATTTCCTTTGGTAAAGAAAATAGTTACTAGGAGCAGTTTATCAAACTGAAAAAGTTTTTATCGACTGTTCATTGTGTGAAAAAACTGTGCTGTGTTCTATGAGGTATTTGAAATTCAGTCAAGGGAGATTCCTGTTTGCAGAAAGCACCCAATCTGATAGGAGCTACCTGCCACACACACATCCCTAGAAGCCAGCCCATGGCTTTACCAAATGAGTATAGAGTTTATGTTCCATTCCCCATTCCTCTCAGGTTtgagaattttatataaaacaaattgGCATATTCTCCAGAGTTAGGTTTTATAAGTGGGAGAAATCCAGAGTCCTGCCAGCTATAGTTTTAGAAGCCTCAGATTTATAggatttttacagttttaattttaaatttgatttcagTAACTGCCtaccagttgtttatttttgccttttgacAAACTTTAGGAAGGAGAAGCCACTTGTCATTTTTTGGCTGTTCTCTTTAGTTGGTGAGGATTCAAATGTTTCCTAAAAAGTGTTTAGGTCTGCTTCAATAGAAATTAGTAGGTAGGATACCCTTGTAGATGTTTTTATGTAGTTGAAATTCAAGTTGATAATATAACTTTTTATGAGCCTTTTTCATGCTTTGGAACTTGAAGAAAATTTAATTCCCACAAGAAATCTTAAATCCTTTTgttgttgggggaggggggactcAAGACCACTAGAAGCAGCAGTGTTTGAGTATTCTTAATAGACTCATAGTTGCAATAAAGCAGTAGTTAAGTGCGTGTTTTTATTGTGTGGTTAACAGCAGCTCCTTATTTGTGGGTTTCTATTGCAGTGTGGTAGGAGGCAAGATGAACAGGAATCCTTATAGGGGAGGTTTACCCTATGAgttaaaataaaatctcagaagCATGAAGAATGATTGTAGGACACTCAGTCagtgaagggcttccctcatagctcaattggtaaagaatctgcctgcaatgcaggagatcccagttcaatccctgggttgggaagatcctctggagaagagaaaggctactctttccagtattctggcctggagattcccatggactatacagtccatggggtcgcaaagagtcggacacgactgagcaactttcacttcacttcagtcaatGAAAAGGATATATGTCTCCTCCTTGCAACATTTTGGTAAATAGGAATCTATGCAAAGCACAAAGCAAAGGTTTTTCATCTTCACAGTCATTGTGATGCCGATGCAGAACATAAGAATTATTAGTCTCTGACTTAATATATGCCACAGGACTTCACCTTCTACAGTTGCTATTATTTGGGATTTTCACTGACatgtttcttccttctcctttaccACTGGACATTCCCATTGCTGCCTACCATACTTGTCCATTCCCCTATCTTAAAGCCAGGCCGACTAGTAGTAGTAGCAGCAGATGTGATAGTCTAACTTCTTTagactttgacttttttttaattttgtagacTGCAGGCAAACATAGCTAATAACCTTAAGCAaaacttttgtttgttggtttgtcaAAGCAATAAATTTCATTCTCAGGATTTATAAAGGGGAAAACCCCTTTTAATTGAGTGTGTTTTTGTAGGATGATCCACTGGTGTTGAATGAAATCAGAGAAGACCTTCGAGTAGAGTGTTCAAAGTTTGGACAAATTAGGAAGCTCCTTCTCTTTGATGTAAGTTCGTGGCTTAAACAAATGATTcctaaagcaatttttttttccattttagtaaGTTATTACCAAATGTCAGTATGCCTCCAAGTTTTTTATATTAATGTTTTTATGTAGTAGGTCTGCTCTCTAGTGGTGGTGGTCTGTTAGCAGTATTAGATAGCATAATTAGATGAACATGGATTACAAGCCAAGACTTTGATAGACTTGCTTATGCCTTGGTTATTTTCCTTTGTCATCACTCTTGAGTGAGTGTATGGCCAGGTGAAAGTATAAAAGAGTCAACATTTATTGATTGCAAACTACAGTTACTTtacatgttatctcatttaatcctcctaaTCCTCTGAGATAGGTACGtgctattttacttatttttatttatttacccattttacagatgagagagttTAGAGATTGAGCACCCTGCCCAAGGTCATTTAGCTgctaaatggcagagccaggatttaatCCCCAGGCCGTTCAGCTTCAGAGTCCACATTCTTAACAACCATGCTGTTCTGCTTCTCCTTTGACACTGTTACGAGCAGGAACATTGCCAAGTATATCATGCTTGGTTTTTGCTAGACAAAGTTAGGCTAAAGAAGTAGCTAGCTGCTTGTCACTGGTtggaataaatggaaagaaagactTCATACATAAAATCTTTAGCTTAAATGATCAGAAAAAATACTACTGCCCTACTTTGCCACATGTGtatatttctctttcagttttctcattcattccttcttttaTCTTCCTTGTTTTTTTAGAGACACCCCGATGGTGTGGCCTCTGTGTCCTTTAAGGATCCAGAGGAAGCTGATTATTGTATTCAAACCCTCAATGGAAGGTGGTTTGGTGGGCGTCAAATCACTGCCCAAGCATGGGATGGAACTACGGATTATCAGGTGAGTTCTGCAACTGTCAAGGGCACATGAATTGTTTCATTCCAACAGATACTGATCTAGCAGTTTTTCATGTAAGTTTTCAGTTATGTGTAATCTGTTTAATGTAACAGTACCTTTAAATAATCCTTTACATTGAGAGtatggaaagaaaaatgtttcattcTTTCAGTTTATAAGTCTGAAGTGTTGAGCTTGCTCAGAACAGCAATAGGGAAAGAACGCATTAAGCTAaagtgtttctcttcttttctgtcttATAAAGTACAGACAGTTCAATGATTAACTTTTTAATTGATGAGACATTTCTGCAGTGCTGTGGCATTGGGCATTTATTTAAACGATCTTAAGATCAGCGCTGCTAAATTAAGGTGTAAAGTTTGGAAAGTGAAGATAGGGAATTGCTTTCATTTCCCAGAAGTGATACCTTATAAAATCAGAGTACTGTGAGCAATATTAGAAATGTTCCAAGACGTTGTTACTTCTTTTGGCCTAAAACATCTCTTAACAGCAGTTTCCATGTGTACACAGGTGGAGGAGACCAcaagagaaagggaggaaaggcTGAGAGGATGGGAGGCTTTCCTCAATgctcctgaggccaacagaggcCTACAGCGTTCAAATTCCATCCGTGCTCCAGAAAGGGCAGGGCCTTCTAGAGTTAGGCATTTTTCTGAGCACCCTGGCACATCTCAAACAAATGTTCAAGCAGCTGCAACTGAAATGGCATTTGAAGAACCTATAGATGAAAAGAAGTTTGAGAAAATGGAAGATGGGGGAGAAGTTGAAGAAGCTACTTCTGAAAAAGATGCTAAAGAAAGTGGCCCTGAAAAAGAAGCTGAAGGTCCCCAAGAAGAATCTGAAGAGAGCTGCCTTGAAAGAGAGTCTAAGGAAGGCTGTTCCAAAAGAGAGCGTGAAGAAGACTTCCCCGAGAGAGAGTCTGGAGAAGGCAGCCCTGAGAAAGAGCGTGAAGAGGGTAATCCTAACAAAGAGTCAAAAGAGACTGTCCCTGAAAGAGAATCCAAAAAGAAGAAACTCAAAACGGATCCTGACAAGAACGGCCGTGAGAAGGAGTCTGAAGAAGAAGGCCCCGGCAAGGAGTCTGAGGGGGAGGCCAGCCCCCAAAAGGTGGCTTCTGAAGATGACGACTCAGAACAAGAGTCTGAAGACTGCTCAGAAAAGCAGTTTGACGATGGCTCTGAAAAAGAGTTAGAAGAAAATGGCCTTGAGAAAGGTTTTGAGGAAGATGCCTCTGACAAGGAATTTAATGAAAACATTCCGGAAAAAGAGTTAGACGAAAATGAGTCTGAAAAATCAGAATTCGAAGATGACAGCTCTGAAAAAGTGTTTGATGAAGAAGGCTCTGAGAAAGAGTTAGACGAAGAGTcagatgaaaaggaagaagaggaagatgcATATGAAAAGGTATTTGATGATGAGTCAGATGAGAAAGAGGACGAAGAAGATGCAGAAGAAAAGGAACTTGAAGATGCTGATGAAAAAGACGAAGACGATGATGCAGATGAAAAGGTATTTGAAGATTCGGACGGAAAAGAAGATGAGGAAGATGGAGATGTAAAGGAAGATGAAGACATAGATGAAAAGGTGTTTGAAGATGATGATTCCAACGAGAAGTTGTTTGATGATGACTCCAGTGACAAATTGTTTGAAGATTCGGATGAGAGAGGGACTGTGGGTGGCTTAGGGAATGTTAAGGAGGAAGGGCCCTTGTCCACAGGCAGCAGCTTTGTTCTCagtagtgatgatgatgatgatgacgacaCTATTTAATCCCTTAAACTTGCTTTTTAGGGAGATTCCATCTCCATTTTGCCTCTGCTGCAGGGTAATTACTCGTAGTGTTACATGAACGTGTGCATAGAGGTAGGATGCCATCCGATTAATGCAGTGACGTGTTCATGGTTACCTGTACctaatgattttaaattttatgtgttCATTGGCTGTTCAGTTCAAACTCCATAGCATAATGCAAGTTAACTTGCTCCTCGTCCTTTGTCAGATTTCTTAAGTGcatgcaaaataatattttttaaagtattctgattgaagtttgtgacattcagaaataaagaaagtTGTTGATATGCAGAAACAGAAAACTGTACTTGAgttaaattgcatttttaattctTGCTCTTGCTTTATTCATACTaacatttggttttttttttaaggccttgAAAAATCCCTGTAGGTGTCTCCTTGCTTCCACTTTATGATGTTACCACTGATATCCCCATTTCCCCTCTCTAAACCAGAACATGTTACTAAAACTTATGAAGTAAAGAACTCTTCGGCGTTTTTTGCTCCCCAGTCCTCACAAGTTACTTTTTTCTACCCTCTTCCCATGAAAATTCACTCTTAAATGTGCAAAGGTGAACttcccaaagtccacagtttccATTACTGAAAATATGGAGGAGATTAGAATTCTACCATTTACTGTTTGGACACCTCTAGAAGGTGATTCAAGTTACAGGACCTTTCCCCAGAAAAATCTGTACGTACACTACACAACCTTCTGTATCCAGTTTGGGGCAGTTCGTGTGGATCTCCTGGAGTTTAAGAACTATTGTCACACATacttcagatttttgtttttgattttgttcTAGAATCGTGGTACCTAGTACTATGGAAATTGTGTtgttccaataaaaaaaatgtggCTCTTTTCTTGATTGCGCTTTCCAAATTCAGTATTGATGAATTGACTTCTCATGTTGCACTTAAGAAGTTATTCTCataaattagaattaaaataaaCTGCATTGGTGCATTTTCATTATACCGTCTGTCAGTGTAATCATTACCCTCTTCAGACAGAAAAGACTTGTACTTCAAGCCAACTTTCTGAGAATTTTTTAGTTCATGTCTGGGATCTGTTAAAAATCTTCAGGCTTTTCACCAGGGACAAATCAGTGAAAGAGGTGAAGATAGTTAAACAGAAAAATTGCACACCAAAATAGTGCTCCTTTTAAAGATAAGGCAGAAGTATTTAAACACTTTATTTATTGCGTTTTACTACAGTTTATGGgtttaccttgtggctcagct
This Budorcas taxicolor isolate Tak-1 chromosome X, Takin1.1, whole genome shotgun sequence DNA region includes the following protein-coding sequences:
- the HTATSF1 gene encoding HIV Tat-specific factor 1, whose amino-acid sequence is MSGNNLDANDEFDEQLRMQELYGDTKDDDTEKDPGGETDSFGQQPTDTPYEWDLDKKAWFPKITEDFIATYQANYGFSNDGASSSTASVQDVSARTAEEPPQRQLPEPSDMKKKGEKRKAESGWFHVEEGRNTNVYVSGLPPDITVDEFIQLMSKFGIIMRDPQTEEFKVKLYKDNQGNLKGDGLCCYLKRESVDLALKLLDEDEIRGYKLHVEVAKFQLKGEYDASKKKKKCKDYKKKLSMQQKQLDWRPERRAGPSRMRHERVVIIKNMFHPMDFEDDPLVLNEIREDLRVECSKFGQIRKLLLFDRHPDGVASVSFKDPEEADYCIQTLNGRWFGGRQITAQAWDGTTDYQVEETTREREERLRGWEAFLNAPEANRGLQRSNSIRAPERAGPSRVRHFSEHPGTSQTNVQAAATEMAFEEPIDEKKFEKMEDGGEVEEATSEKDAKESGPEKEAEGPQEESEESCLERESKEGCSKREREEDFPERESGEGSPEKEREEGNPNKESKETVPERESKKKKLKTDPDKNGREKESEEEGPGKESEGEASPQKVASEDDDSEQESEDCSEKQFDDGSEKELEENGLEKGFEEDASDKEFNENIPEKELDENESEKSEFEDDSSEKVFDEEGSEKELDEESDEKEEEEDAYEKVFDDESDEKEDEEDAEEKELEDADEKDEDDDADEKVFEDSDGKEDEEDGDVKEDEDIDEKVFEDDDSNEKLFDDDSSDKLFEDSDERGTVGGLGNVKEEGPLSTGSSFVLSSDDDDDDDTI